One Leishmania major strain Friedlin complete genome, chromosome 29 DNA segment encodes these proteins:
- a CDS encoding conserved hypothetical protein (previous protein_id=AAZ09496.1) — protein sequence MAIPPLRASDLSSPSPSIAPQRERTRSVGTRLRTSITRDDAERVLPASSSQVETLARDATTTCEQQLMQEEELCGPSYREVEGRRPSRALSPSGAGDTSGVEDGGRARGREYVEDSDDEDVYNSHVARRIRAFLDSIKAEDFTRNPSPVDVTGMAANGEGIDEEALRQQWLERATVDEARSIAAEAQRELLIVLHDAITLETDLAEMSEDAAVLERAVNHREETVEMLKMQLSIADEYNEELHGAKKEALRKLSDAKTEIALLSQRNATLSKQLHEKEKALQLSLARSASASARTSPPAAERRDEGTITTAELQSALIAATASTGLPNNGSLSTPSSPAQHGECELKGMLRKLQLVCDTLQSTVTAKADLDQQLRQWTMGVGESRADAAACGSASSDAGISQPHGERCAPTDAEQRLLRRRCEDVARCIDSLENDIRMLRAKVRAQQACTDAVEGGSAGRRRSAAEAEAATRPQPVETPGPASASATLPEGPGGSGGCAEPADSNLAFLQRQLDRAQADARRLESELRAEREKSQRQSAAEKKLLENVAYLTRKLRAREALDREARLQRRGEKGGTHGDGGDTADGRRTLLYPHRFSHGDSAGVRRGASTAAGDVCGEGAPTSALRRVNREADAVGMGAATAAARKGRANSQELRQRRESVFAALRDAQRASDERRSSHVVSDTRRSSDVQTSFSPILPTSSSRDAALKASGNAVKSGTRATTPTLTPSRG from the coding sequence ATGGCGATCCCGCCTCTGCGGGCGTCGGATCTGTCCTCGCCCAGCCCAAGCATCGCACCGCAGCGGGAGCGGACGCGCAGCGTGGGGACCCGGCTCAGAACCTCGATCACTCGCGATGACGCTGAAAGGGTGCTGCCAGCATCCTCCTCACAAGTGGAGACGCTGGCGCGCGATGCAACGACGACGTGCGAACAACAGCTAatgcaagaggaggagctgtGTGGTCCCTCGTATCGCGAGGTCGAAGGCCGACGTCCCTCAAGAGCTCTAAGCcccagcggtgccggcgacACAAGCGGCGTCGAGGACGGAGGCCGCGCCCGTGGCAGGGAGTACGTggaggacagcgacgacgaagatGTGTACAACTCGCACGTTGCACGACGAATCCGTGCCTTTCTCGATAGCATTAAGGCGGAGGACTTTACGCGCAATCCGTCGCCGGTAGACGTGACAGGCATGGCGGCTAACGGTGAGGGTAtagacgaggaggcgctgcgccagcagtggCTAGAACGGGCGACAGTCGATGAGGCTCGTAGCAtcgcagcggaggcgcagcgcgagcTCCTGATTGTTCTCCACGACGCCATCACGCTGGAGACGGACTTGGCAGAGATGAGCGAGGATGCTGCCGTGCTCGAGCGTGCCGTCAATCATCGGGAAGAGACCGTCGAGATGCTGAAGATGCAGCTCAGCATAGCTGATGAGTACAACGAGGAACTGCACGGCGCCaagaaggaggcgctgcgcaagctCAGTGATGCTAAGACAGAGATCGCGCTGCTCAGCCAGCGCAATGCGACGCTGTCGAAGCAACTGCAcgaaaaggagaaggcgctgcagctgagtCTTGCGAGGAGTGCCAGTGCCTCGgcgcgcacgtcgccgccggcggcggagcgcagGGATGAGGGCACCATCACAACCGCGGAGCTGCAGTCGGCGTTGATAGCGGCCACGGCCAGTACCGGGCTGCCCAACAACGGCAGCCTATCCACCCCGTCCTCCCCGGCGCAGCACGGTGAATGCGAGCTAAAGGGGATGCTTCGGAAGCTGCAACTTGTCTGCGACACGCTTCAGTCCACAGTAACGGCGAAGGCCGACCTAgatcagcagctgcggcagtggaCGATGGGCGTCGGGGAGTCGCgggccgacgccgccgcatgTGGTTCTGCAAGCAGTGATGCTGGCATCTCTCAGCCGCACGGAGAGAGATGCGCCCCCACGGACgcggagcagcgcctgctgcggcgtcggtgcGAAGACGTCGCTCGCTGCATCGACTCCCTCGAGAACGATATACGAATGCTGCGGGCGAAGGTTCGGGCGCAGCAGGCGTGCACCGACGCTGTGGAGGGCGGTAGCGCTGGACGCCGCAGAAGTGCAGCGGAGGCCGAGGCAGCCACCCGGCCGCAGCCAGTGGAGACGCCCGGTCCGGCTTCCGCAAGCGCCACCTTACCAGAGGGGccaggcggcagcggtggctgTGCTGAGCCTGCGGACTCTAACCTAGCGTTTCTTCAGCGGCAGCTCGACCGTGCACAGGCGGACGCGCGGCGGCTCGAGAGCGAACTGCGCGCAGAGCGTGAAAAGTCGCAGCGACAGAGCGCGGCCGAGAAAAAGCTCTTGGAGAATGTTGCCTACCTCACCCGGAAACTGCGTGCCCGCGAGGCGCTGGATCGTGAGGCACGCTTGCAGCGCCGGGGCGAGAAGGGCGGTACgcatggcgacggcggcgacactGCCGATGGGCGCCGGACTTTGCTTTACCCTCACCGCTTCAGTCACGGAGACAGTGCTGGTGTGCGGCGCGGGGCGAGCACAGCCGCGGGGGACGTTTGTGGCGAAGGCGCCCCGACGTCGGCTCTGCGCCGTGTGAATCGGGAAGCCGATGCTGTCGGTATGGGTGCTGCCACGGCGGCTGCCCGGAAAGGTCGCGCGAACTCACaagagctgcgccagcgtaGAGAGTCGGTCtttgcggcgctgcgcgacgctCAAAGGGCCAGCGATGAGCGCCGCTCCTCCCACGTTGTGAGCGACACACGGCGCAGCTCAGATGTGCAGACGTCCTTCTCCCCTATCCTACCGACTTCCTCGTcgcgcgacgcagcgctgaAGGCGAGCGGCAACGCAGTCAAGAGCGGCACGAGAGCTACCACACCCACCTTGACTCCGTCGCGTGGCTAG
- a CDS encoding conserved hypothetical protein (previous protein_id=AAZ09495.1), translating to MSAIVPAAHAREDMGGCAPCRVSSFHPCEGDGAEEKECNASSGADAAAAAEPLDPLRCFSAFDVLRDVLAACTCAPALSRSTEKGADSPSLLPGAPLPSAWRTEQTREALRTLVDLVAADVGVSSARHGQGEAPEEAEIARSRLSVDALLLHLTTEGPNLRAALRRRRRQLLPMPPRDDATTQSEREACDEAHAACEEDEALAALTRCAASVALINRDLGSSARKGRKAVQTAASCVLQTRTALSLLRTSSLVHQPLRAGAGHAAASRSAIAAADVSAYWCSTGCMGLDQALGGGGFRSGWVTEVYGEAGAGKTQLGLQCLLQQAATDVCHAAVALALASGADFTSLAHMATTTGMCGSRSPVVKCMEVFDRDAVEAARCAVVYLVSEDVPTSRLGPLAAAAVGRAVRAVRLHPLVNQLPSGVVKTVWGCVERTCTVPTVLSRLQIRHVASVAEVLRLLEPLPHPQLAQVSRTSSPPNVIPNRAQRPRNSNLVEAVRVLAGTHGRAVVVLDSVAAAVVAGQWDMQGVAQADATVTALSLRLRQAAMTHNWCIVVTNQVRAIPTTARQRQCALAPIKRARSPTTSSTASAPSVTRTVVPALGFSWASAAHCRVFLRKSLSHGVRQLVLRHAPSHPPAQASYLITEHGIEDA from the coding sequence ATGAGCGCCATAgtgcctgctgcgcacgcgcgtgagGACATGggcggctgcgcgccgtgccgcgTATCCTCTTTTCACCCCTGCGAAGGGGAtggggcggaggagaaggagtgTAACGCGTCATCgggcgcagacgccgccgccgccgccgaaccTTTGGATCCTCTTCGCTGCTTCAGCGCTTTCGATGTACTGCGCGATGTCCTTGCCGCCTGCACATGTGCGCCagccctctctcgctcgacAGAAAAAGGTGCTGACTCCCCCTCGCTACTCCCAGGCGCCCCTCTGCCGTCAGCGTGGAGGACGGAGCAAACGCGGGAGGCGTTGAGGACGTTGGTGGACCTTGTCGCGGCCGACGTTGGCGTTTCGAGCGCACGACACGGGCAAGGCGAAGCAccagaggaggcggagatcGCCAGGTCGCGACTCAGTGTGGACGCACTGCTTTTGCACCTCACAACGGAGGGGCCAAATCTACGGGCAGCcctgcgccgtcgtcgtcgtcaacTCCTGCCGATGCCTCCGCGCGATGATGCGACAACCCAATCAGAGCGAGAGGCGTGTGATGAGGCGCACGCCGCTTGTGAAGAGGATGAGGCCTTGGCAGCTCTCACTCGCTGCGCGGCCAGCGTTGCACTGATCAATCGCGACCTAGGGAGCAGTGCGCGGAAGGGCAGGAAAGCGGTGCAGACGGCTGCTAGCTGTGTGCTACAGACGCGcacggctctctctcttcttcgaACCAGCTCGCTTGTCCACCAGCCTCTGCGCGCAGGGGCTGGCCACGCGGCAGCGTCTCGATccgccatcgcagcagctgatgTGTCCGCGTACTGGTGCTCGACCGGCTGCATGGGCCTTGATCAGGCACTAGGTGGTGGGGGCTTCCGCAGTGGTTGGGTCACCGAGGTGTACGGCGAGGCTGGGGCAGGTAAGACGCAGCTGGGGCTTCAGtgcctcctgcagcaggcTGCTACGGATGTTTGCCACGCAGCCGTAGCCCTGGCGCTAGCCAGCGGCGCAGACTTCACGTCTCTTGCTCACATGGCGACGACAACGGGAATGTGCGGCTCCAGAAGCCCTGTTGTGAAGTGCATGGAAGTTTTTGACCGCGACGctgtcgaggcggcgcgctgtGCTGTGGTGTACCTGGTTTCCGAGGACGTGCCAACCTCCCGGCTGGGGCCgctggccgccgcagctgtaGGGCGGGCTGTTCGCGCTGTGCGGCTTCACCCACTCGTCAATCAGCTGCCGTCTGGTGTTGTGAAGACAGTGTGGGGCTGCGTTGAGCGCACATGCACCGTGCCGACGGTGTTGTCCCGTCTGCAGATTCGCCACGTCGCATcagtggcggaggtgctgcggctgttaGAGCCTCTCCCGCATCCACAGCTTGCCCAGGTCTCAAGGACTAGCTCTCCACCCAACGTTATCCCCAACAGGGCCCAGAGACCGCGCAACAGCAACTTGGTTGAGGCCGTGCGTGTCCTGGCCGGCACTCACGGCCGtgccgtggtggtgctggactccgtcgcggctgcagtggtggcggggcAGTGGGACATGCAAGGTGTGGCGCAGGCCGACGCGACCGTGACAGCCCTCAGTTTGCGGCTTCGGCAAGCTGCCATGACACACAACTGGTGCATTGTCGTGACGAACCAGGTGCGCGCGATTCCAACGACTGCCCGTCAACGTCAgtgcgcgctggcgccgaTCAAACGTGCTCGTTCGCCCACGACCTCCTCTACGGCATCAGCACCCTCAGTGACTCGCACTGTCGTACCCGCACTTGGCTTCTCCTGGGCCTCCGCGGCACACTGTCGCGTGTTTTTGCGCAAGTCCCTTTCGCACGGTGTGCGCCAGcttgtgctgcgccacgctcCCTCGCATCCACCTGCGCAAGCGAGCTACTTGATTACAGAGCACGGCATCGAGGATGCATGA